From Thermococcus barophilus MP:
AGGTATTTTAAATCCACATCAGCTGTCATATCTATGTTTATTGGGGTCACACTAACTTTTCTCTCGACTTTTACTGCATACATATCAGTCCCTGGCTCAAGCACATCTCTTGGACATTGTGTGCCAACAATCCAGTAATAGGGAGTCCCTTTTGGGTCTATTCTCTCCTCTACTGACGGCTGGTACATCCTCCTTGCTAAGCGCGTGATCTCTATTGGAGTGCTTTCATCTGCATCATAGGGAATGTTAACGTTGAGCATATCAACGCCCTTTGGAAGCCCCTTTTCAAGAACTGCTTTCGCAATCTTTTTCAGAAATAACTTTGCCATTGTAAAGTCTATCTCTTCCCCTGCACCGAATTTGTACTTCTCTCTGTTCACTTCTAAACTTATCGCAATGCTTGGAATTCCGTGGGTTGCTGCTTCAATTGCAGCACTTGCAGTTCCGGAGATTGTGATTTCAGTACTCATGTTTTCTCCCAAGTTAATCCCGCTAATTGCTAAATCAAAACTTCCAAATCGAGCCAGTGCAAATATTACACAGTCAACGGGCATTCCATCTAAGGCATAAGCCGCTTTTACTCCATTTATCGTTACACGTTTCGCTCTCAGAGGTCTGTGCAGAGTCATTGCCCTTCCGCTTGCACTCCTCTGAAACATTGGTGCAACGACATAAACATCTCCAAGTCCTCTAAGTGCCTCAATTGCGGCTCTTATCCCTCTTGAGTAAATACCATCGTCGTTTGTTATGAGTATCTTTGGCATGGATTAATCTTGTCAAATCAACTTATAAATTTGTGGTAGAAAAATAAAAACTGTTCAGACTATTACTGAGTTCTGCTTGGATGGCAACTCTTCTGGAAGAGAGAAGTAAGCCACAATTTCAAGGATTCTCGCTACAAAAATTATCAATAGCCCAATGAGTATTATTGCAGTCAGAGCTCCTATGAAATAGAGTAATCCTGTCGTTTTAAAGAGATCTACATCTGTATGTTCAGCTATCAGCTCATAGCTTTTCTTGAGGTAGTAAGAACCAAGCGAAAACATAATCCAGAAAATTACAAAGCCCACAAGAATGCTCCCTATGATTGCCATTATTGCTCCAAAATTCTGCATTTCATGCTCAAATGCTCTTGGACCGCCCATTGCTATTATCGATGTTCCAAGAACTGCTATGATGGCGATTATTAACGCAAGAAACGCACCGATCTGGAGAATGAATGAGATGAGGTAGTTCTTGAAAATTGCTTCATCGCCGGTTTCATTCGAAATTTCTTTCACAGCTAAGAGAATAAGTACAATGCCGACTATGCTTAGGGCACTGCCCAGCCTTGGAACTACACCACCTACTAATGCTAAAATCGCGCCAATTCCTCCATACATCTTGGCTTGACTCAGTGTCATGACGATCACCTGGATAAATTACTAAATTTGTAGATATAATCTTTTCTCTTTTTTAAGTTGAAAATAATCACAGCAACTTTAAAAACCCAAGCCTCGATGCCTTGGTAGGTGAGAAAATGAGTTATTGGACAAGTGAAGACAACGTTGCTGGAAGAAAAGGGGTTGCATTGTTCATAATCCTACCAACTATTGGTTGCTATCGTTACAGAATAGGGCAAGCCTGCTACATGTGCTCATATCCTGCATCTGCACCAAAGATGCCGTGGAATCAGGAGGAAATAGTTGAATATGTGAAAAAGGCTCTTAAAAAAATTGAAGATAAAGAGAGAGTTGCCGTGAGAATCTTTACTTCTGGTTCATTTCTTGACGACGGTGAGCTTAAACCAGAGACGAGAAAAAAGATTTTCAAACTTTTGGCTGGGTATGATAATATCAAGGAAATTGTGATTGAATCAAGATCGGAGCTTGTGAGATACAATGCCGTTAAGGAACTTGCAGATATTGCCGAAGACAGGCACTTTGAAATTGCAATTGGGCTTGAGACCGCAAACAATGATATAGCGGATGTATGTATAAACAAGGGCAATACTTTTGAACAATTTGTCAATGCCAGTGAAGAAATAAGAAGTGCTGGTGCGAAGGTTAAAACATATCTCCTCCTAAAGCCAATTTTCTTAAGCGAGAGAGACGGGATTGAAGATGTAAAAGAGAGCATAAAAAAAGCCGCCCCTTATACTGATACATTTTCCATAAACATCACAAACATACAAAAGGGTACAGTTTATGAAAGACTCTGGGAAAAACGGGAATACAGACCTCCTTGGCTGTGGAGTGTTGTCAAAATATTAAAATGGGCAAAAATGACATTTCCGGAAAAAAGAATCCTCAGCGATCCAGTAGGAGCCGGCTCAAAAAGAGGCCCTCATAATTGCGGGAAGTGTGATAAGATGATTGCCGATGCAATAAGGAAGTTTTCAACAACCCAAGAACTCAAATATCTTGAGAATCTCGAGCATGAATGCATAGCGGAGTGGGAATATATAGTTCAGGAGGGGCTCTTAGACTGGCAGTTACTCACTTATTAAACTTCACCATGTTTTTACATTTGTAAACATAATTTATGGCAAAATCTTCTAAAAAAGTGTTCATTTGCATTGTCAAAACTGTTGAATAAACTCTTGAAACTCTCTTTTTAATGCACAAAGATATGTAATCTTTACTTTGGGCGATATCACACTTTTGGTTTTCGAAAGCTTTAAATGTTTTACATACGTAAAAACTTTGAGCAATTTGCAGGTGATGATTATGGCAGATGTCGAAATTAAGACGGAGGGCTATCTCACCATAGGAAAAACTGACCAGGTGGAAATTGACGTCGATACTTTTCTTTGCAAAGGCTGCGGGATCTGTGTTGAACTTTGCCCAAGAAAAGTCTTTGAATGGAGCAAAGAGCTGAGCGAAAAAGGTGTTCATTATCCTGTTCCAGTTCACGCTGATAAATGCGTTAAATGCAAGCTCTGTGAACTCTTGTGTCCAGATTTCGCCATAGCCGTTAGGTGGTAGCTATGATTATTCAGGGTGATGAACCAGAGCAGATTAGACTTTTAAGAAAGCTTTACCCTAAGGGAAACTATTTCATGCAAGGTGATGAGGCAATAGCGTATGGAGCGATCTTTGCAGGCTGTAGATTCTATGCGGGCTATCCAATAACACCAGCAAGTGAAATTGCCGAGACAATGGCAAGAGAATTGCCAAAAGTTAAGGGTTACTACATCCAAATGGAGGATGAGATTGGGAGTATTGCTGCTATCATTGGTGCTTCTTGGACAGGTTTAAAATCAATGACTGCTACAAGTGGTCCGGGATTCAGCCTGATGCAGGAAAATCTGGGCTATGCTATTATGACTGAAACTCCAATAGTTGTAGTTGACGTCCAGAGAAGCGGCCCGTCAACTGGACAAGCAACAAAAGGCGCCCAGGGGGACTTTTTCCAAGCAAGATGGGGAACTCATGGGGACCATCCAATTGTTGCTATTTCACCAATAAGCGTTGAAGACTCGTTCTGGGAAACGATAAGAGCATTTAACATATCCGAAAAGCTTAGGATTCCGGTTATTCTGCTTGCTGATGGTATAATTGGGCATACAAGAGAGCAGATAAGAATTCCAGATCCGGAGGAAGTTGAGATAGTTTACAGAAAGCTCCCCAAAGATGAGGAAGAGGCTAAATATCCATTTGGTGATGTTGATGGTTCTCTTGTTCCGCCGATGCCTCTCTTTGGTCACGGTTACTTCACTCATGTAACAGGCTCAACTCACAAAGAGACAGGTTTGAGGGATGTTTACACTCCAGAGGTTCACATAAAACTTGTAAACCGCTTGCACAAGAAGATTGAGAAGCACGAAAAGGAGATAGAAAAGTGGGAAGAGTATTTCACCGATGATATGGAAATCCTCGTAATAAGCTGGGGAGTTTCAGCTCGTCCCTCTCTTGGTGCTGTTCTCAAGGCAAGAGAGGAGGGCATAAAAGTTGGGCTCTTCATTCCAAAGACCGTACATCCGTTCCCAGGTAAAAAGGTTAAGGATCTTGCAAAGAAGGTCAGAGCAATTATCGTCCCAGAGATGAACCTTGGGCAGCTGATCCTTGAAGTGCAGCGCTATGTGAACGATGACGTAATTCTAAAAGGGGTTAACAAGATCGGTGGAATTCCTTTAACGGTTGAAGAAATTCTCCGCGAGATAAGGGGTGTGTGAGATGGCTAAGGAGATTTACACCAAATATAAAATGGCAAAATATCTGAGAAAAGAGGCTTTGCCGACAGCTTTATGCCCCGGCTGTGGTGGTGGCACTGTTCTCAATGCCTTTGCAAATGCAATTGACCAGCTCAAGATTGACCCAAGGGATTTGGTTGTTGTGAGTGGAATTGGTTGTTCAGCCTGGATTGCGTCACCGTACTTCTTAGCTGACACCCTTCACACAACCCACGGAAGGGCAATAGCCTTTGCAACAGGTGTTAAGGTTGGTCTGCCAGACAAAAAGGTCGTCGTGATTAGCGGAGATGGCGATTTAGCTGGAATTGGTGGAAATCATCTCATCCACGCGGCGAGAAGAAATATTGACATAACAGTCATCTTGGTGAACAACTTCATTTACGGAATGACTGGCGGTCAAGTGGCTCCAACAACACCTTTTGGTGCCAAAACGACAACAACACCCTACAGAAACATAGAGCATCCTTTGAACATAGCCGAAGTTGTGGCTGAAGCTGGAGCGAGTTATGTTGCAAGGTGGACAACTGCTCACGTTTACCAGCTCATTGAGAGCATAAAGAGAGCTCTCCAAGTGAAGGGCTTCTCACTTGTTGAGGTCATCTCACAGTGTCCAGTTCAGTTTGGAAGGAGGAATAAGATGAAAGAACCGGCTGAGATGCTCAGATGGTTCCTCAGGAACTCCATACCAATAAGCAAGGCAAAGAACATGAGCAAGGAAGAATTAGAAGGAAAATTTGTAATCGGGGAATTTGTTAACAGACAAAGGCCAGAATTCACGGAAGAGCTTAACAAACTGATTGATGAAGTTGCCGAGCACTTTGGTCTGGGTGATGAAGATGCAGATTAGACTTGCCGGTATAGGTGGGCAGGGTGTTGTTTTGGCAGGTGTAATCTTGGGTGAAGCCGCTGCAATTGAAGGACTAAATGTTGTTCAGACTCAGGATTACAGCTCAGCTTCAAGAGGTGGACACTCAATAGCTGATGTTATCATTTCAAAGGAACCAATCTACGACTTGATTGTCACTAAGGCTGATGTTCTTGTGGCTTTGGCTCAGCTTGGCTATGATACTACAAAAGACTCACTTAGAAAAGATGGGCTTTTAATAATTGACACGGATTTAGTTAAGCCGGATAGAGAGTTTATTGGGGCTCCTTTTACAAGATTGGCGGAGGAAAAAACAGGGCTGGCCTTGACAGTCAATATGGTAGCTCTTGGTTATTTGGTTGCCAAAACTGGAGTTGTTAAGAAAGAGAGTGTTGAAGAGGCTATAAGGAGGAGAGTTCCAAAAGGAACCGAAGATATTAATTTGAAAGCCTTTAGGGTTGGTTATGAGGAGGGATCAAGATGAAATATCCATTTCCCGTTGGCAAAAGTGATTTTATACAAGGTGATGAAGCTATAGCAAGGGCTGCAATTTTAGCGGGGTGTAGATTTTATGCAGGTTATCCAATAACTCCAGCAAGCGAGATTTTTGAAGCAATGGCTCTCTACATGCCCCTTGTCGATGGTGTATCTATTCAAATGGAAGATGAATTAGCAAGCATTGCTGCTATTATTGGTGCCTCATGGGTTGGAGCTAAAGCTATGACTGCCACAAGTGGTCCAGGATTTAGTTTGATGATGGAAAACTTGGGTTATGCCATTATGACTGAAACACCTATAGTTGTTGTTGACGTTCAGAGGAGTGGCCCCTCGACGGGGCAGCCCACTTTAGCAGCTCAAGGTGATGTTATGCAGGCAATTTGGGGAACTCACGGAGACCACAGCTTAATAGTGTTAACCCCTGCAACCGTTCAGGAAGCTTTTGATATGACCATTAGGGCATTCAACTTGGCTGAAAAGTACAGAACACCTGTTATTCTTCTTACAGATGCTGAAGTTGGACACATGCGTGAAAAAGTTGACATACCAAATCCAGAAGA
This genomic window contains:
- the surE gene encoding 5'/3'-nucleotidase SurE — its product is MPKILITNDDGIYSRGIRAAIEALRGLGDVYVVAPMFQRSASGRAMTLHRPLRAKRVTINGVKAAYALDGMPVDCVIFALARFGSFDLAISGINLGENMSTEITISGTASAAIEAATHGIPSIAISLEVNREKYKFGAGEEIDFTMAKLFLKKIAKAVLEKGLPKGVDMLNVNIPYDADESTPIEITRLARRMYQPSVEERIDPKGTPYYWIVGTQCPRDVLEPGTDMYAVKVERKVSVTPINIDMTADVDLKYLRGHLGL
- a CDS encoding DUF996 domain-containing protein is translated as MTLSQAKMYGGIGAILALVGGVVPRLGSALSIVGIVLILLAVKEISNETGDEAIFKNYLISFILQIGAFLALIIAIIAVLGTSIIAMGGPRAFEHEMQNFGAIMAIIGSILVGFVIFWIMFSLGSYYLKKSYELIAEHTDVDLFKTTGLLYFIGALTAIILIGLLIIFVARILEIVAYFSLPEELPSKQNSVIV
- a CDS encoding archaeosine biosynthesis radical SAM protein RaSEA; the encoded protein is MSYWTSEDNVAGRKGVALFIILPTIGCYRYRIGQACYMCSYPASAPKMPWNQEEIVEYVKKALKKIEDKERVAVRIFTSGSFLDDGELKPETRKKIFKLLAGYDNIKEIVIESRSELVRYNAVKELADIAEDRHFEIAIGLETANNDIADVCINKGNTFEQFVNASEEIRSAGAKVKTYLLLKPIFLSERDGIEDVKESIKKAAPYTDTFSINITNIQKGTVYERLWEKREYRPPWLWSVVKILKWAKMTFPEKRILSDPVGAGSKRGPHNCGKCDKMIADAIRKFSTTQELKYLENLEHECIAEWEYIVQEGLLDWQLLTY
- a CDS encoding 2-oxoglutarate ferredoxin oxidoreductase subunit delta produces the protein MADVEIKTEGYLTIGKTDQVEIDVDTFLCKGCGICVELCPRKVFEWSKELSEKGVHYPVPVHADKCVKCKLCELLCPDFAIAVRW
- a CDS encoding 2-oxoacid:acceptor oxidoreductase subunit alpha produces the protein MIIQGDEPEQIRLLRKLYPKGNYFMQGDEAIAYGAIFAGCRFYAGYPITPASEIAETMARELPKVKGYYIQMEDEIGSIAAIIGASWTGLKSMTATSGPGFSLMQENLGYAIMTETPIVVVDVQRSGPSTGQATKGAQGDFFQARWGTHGDHPIVAISPISVEDSFWETIRAFNISEKLRIPVILLADGIIGHTREQIRIPDPEEVEIVYRKLPKDEEEAKYPFGDVDGSLVPPMPLFGHGYFTHVTGSTHKETGLRDVYTPEVHIKLVNRLHKKIEKHEKEIEKWEEYFTDDMEILVISWGVSARPSLGAVLKAREEGIKVGLFIPKTVHPFPGKKVKDLAKKVRAIIVPEMNLGQLILEVQRYVNDDVILKGVNKIGGIPLTVEEILREIRGV
- a CDS encoding 2-oxoacid:ferredoxin oxidoreductase subunit beta, which encodes MAKEIYTKYKMAKYLRKEALPTALCPGCGGGTVLNAFANAIDQLKIDPRDLVVVSGIGCSAWIASPYFLADTLHTTHGRAIAFATGVKVGLPDKKVVVISGDGDLAGIGGNHLIHAARRNIDITVILVNNFIYGMTGGQVAPTTPFGAKTTTTPYRNIEHPLNIAEVVAEAGASYVARWTTAHVYQLIESIKRALQVKGFSLVEVISQCPVQFGRRNKMKEPAEMLRWFLRNSIPISKAKNMSKEELEGKFVIGEFVNRQRPEFTEELNKLIDEVAEHFGLGDEDAD
- a CDS encoding 2-oxoacid:ferredoxin oxidoreductase subunit gamma — encoded protein: MQIRLAGIGGQGVVLAGVILGEAAAIEGLNVVQTQDYSSASRGGHSIADVIISKEPIYDLIVTKADVLVALAQLGYDTTKDSLRKDGLLIIDTDLVKPDREFIGAPFTRLAEEKTGLALTVNMVALGYLVAKTGVVKKESVEEAIRRRVPKGTEDINLKAFRVGYEEGSR